The following coding sequences are from one Lolium rigidum isolate FL_2022 chromosome 6, APGP_CSIRO_Lrig_0.1, whole genome shotgun sequence window:
- the LOC124660732 gene encoding sinapine esterase-like yields the protein MSSSTSMSVVAVVLLVLAAAQPARADPACYWRLFNFGDSLSDTGNYHFVFPDDNREPAMRLPYGETFFNRSTGRFSNGRLIVDFIAEALELPFLRPYWSGGSAEDFARGANFAVGGATALSPEFFEENDAPLPNPDTVCLDKELDWFRDLLELLCPNDLADCTNMMDKSLFLVGEIGGNDYNLPIFTEVSFEKIRTFTPSVIAKISSAVTKLIELGAKTLLVPGNLPIGCVPAYLMRFESDKAEYYEPDTGCIRWMNEFSQYHNKLLVDELEKLRKLHPGVVIIYADYYGAAMKVFRSPEQFGIKYPLVACCGGEGFYGVSETGGCGYGEYKVRDDPEKYGSWDGFHPSEAVYKAIANGLLRGSYTQPPIATTTNSCPQLTEIVSENKVLSDL from the exons ATGTCTTCCTCTACCTCCATGTCAGTGGTGGCGGTGGTTCTACTGGTACTGGCGGCGGCACAGCCAGCGCGGGCGGATCCGGCGTGCTACTGGCGGTTGTTCAACTTCGGGGACTCCCTGTCGGACACGGGCAACTACCACTTCGTCTTCCCGGACGACAACCGCGAGCCCGCGATGAGGCTGCCCTACGGCGAGACCTTCTTCAACCGCTCCACCGGCCGCTTCTCCAACGGCCGCctcatcgtcgacttcatcg CGGAAGCACTGGAGCTGCCGTTCTTGCGGCCGTACTGGAGCGGGGGGAGCGCAGAGGACTTCGCGCGCGGGGCCAACTTCGCCGTTGGCGGCGCCACGGCGCTGAGCCCGGAATTCTTCGAGGAGAATGACGCGCCCCTGCCTAACCCTGACACGGTGTGCCTCGACAAGGAGTTGGATTGGTTCCGCGACCTGCTCGAGTTGCTCTGCCCCAACGATTTGGCCG ATTGCACCAACATGATGGACAAATCTCTCTTCTTGGTTGGTGAAATTGGGGGCAATGATTACAACCTACCTATTTTCACTGAGGTGTCCTTTGAGAAGATTCGCACCTTCACCCCGAGCGTTATTGCGAAAATTTCTTCTGCTGTTACC AAATTGATAGAGCTGGGTGCCAAAACGTTGCTAGTTCCTGGCAACCTTCCAATTGGCTGCGTCCCAGCCTACCTCATGAGATTCGAGAGTGACAAGGCAGAATATTATGAGCCAGACACTGGTTGCATACGTTGGATGAACGAGTTCTCGCAATATCATAACAAACTTCTTGTGGATGAGTTGGAAAAATTGCGGAAGCTTCATCCTGGCGTGGTGATCATCTATGCTGATTACTATGGAGCTGCTATGAAGGTTTTCCGTTCTCCTGAGCAATTTG GGATCAAGTATCCTTTGGTGGCTTGCTGTGGTGGAGAAGGATTTTATGGTGTGTCCGAAACTGGAGGATGTGGATACGGAGAATACAAGGTTCGTGATGATCCAGAAAAGTACGGATCATGGGATGGCTTCCATCCATCAGAAGCTGTATACAAAGCAATTGCGAATGGCCTGTTGAGAGGATCATACACCCAGCCTCcgattgccaccaccaccaattcaTGTCCACAGCTTACTGAGATTGTCTCGGAAAACAAGGTCCTCTCTGATTTGTAA